One stretch of Pomacea canaliculata isolate SZHN2017 linkage group LG11, ASM307304v1, whole genome shotgun sequence DNA includes these proteins:
- the LOC112574813 gene encoding uncharacterized protein LOC112574813 has protein sequence MAIQWLRCGHHVYVVSTWDGILAACSMLYHLLLQTVKTQQSEGVSPGQPHLLQYDLDFDSDVEKAVNDLSQAASGGSLYVIADDVESCDMWMILCDKLLTRVPRLHLWAASCFHGDAPDGWQVEYLTRPLRSPPAVVREFEQDEMITTHRYVLPYKEGGLPDHTDGPPVRRLYHHEGQGHSGDWPGDCVKCGRKVAEFLHSLHNGVTERGIAASTTVRSTSDGTTPPSVQWRDVLVLCPYKLKDKSSMVKELLEAGIPVRVMTDDDIEDVATARSDVVWVASGHRVCGLERKVVVCVEKHQSESESSRLSIMSRCKSQLVIVVPDYSYRQSFSSSSLSPSDFLII, from the exons atggccatacagtggctgcggtgtggtcaccacgtctacgttgtcagcaCGTGGGATGGGATTCttgcagcgtgcagcatgttgtatcacctgttgctgcagacagtaaagacacaacagtcagaaggtgtatcacccggtcagcctcacctcctgcagtatgatctTGATTTCGATAgtgacgtggagaaggccgtcaacgacttgtcacaggcggcgagtggagggtcgttgtacgtcatcgctgatgacgTAGAGTCTTGTGACAT GTGGATGAttttgtgtgacaagctgctgacacgagttcctcgtctccatctgtgggcggcaagttgtttccatggagacgcacctgacggctggcaagtggaatatttaaccagacccctccgctctcctccggccgtcgtcagggaattCGAGCAGGACGAAATGATCACTACACACCGTTATGTCCTCCCCTACAAAGAGGGAGGTTTACCCGACCATACAGACGGCCCGCCGGtcagacgactgtatcaccacgaaggtcagggtcactcaggtgactggccaggtgactgtgtcaAGTGCGGTCGTAAGGTGGCCGAGTTCCTGCACAGTCTCCATAATGGTGTTACAG AGAGGGGCATAGCAGCATCTACAACAGTCAGGTCCACCAGCGACGGCACAACACCACCGAGtgtacagtggagagacgtgctggtgttgtgcCCTTATAAGCTTAAAGACAAATCGAGTATGGTGAAGGAACTGctagaagcgggtatcccagtgcgggtgatgacggatgatgacatcgaggacgtggccacggcccgcagtgacgtggtgtgggtggcgagtGGACatcgtgtttgtggtctggagagaaaagtcgtcgtgtgtgtgGAGAAACATCAGTCTGAGTCTGAGTCTTCCCGACTTTCCATAATGTCCCGCTGTAAATCACAGCTTGTTATTGTCGTCCCTGATTACTCCTATCGTCAAAGTTTTTCCTCTTCTAGTCTCAGTCCATCAGACTTCCTCATCATATGA